The genomic segment CAAATTTCGTGACTGGTACAACCAGGTCCGGCTTCACTCAGCTCTGGGGTACGCCTGCCCCTGGGCTAAGCTGCTGGAAGCGGCGAAGTCTCGCAACGCTGCTTGAAGGATTTCCTGGAGCAGTACCAGGACATCCGCAAGGCGGCCTGGGCGGTCAGCGGCACGGAGGAAGGCGTGCATTACTTCATGACCCACCGTCATGCCGTGTTCGGGGACAGGACCGTGGCCGAAGCGGTGGAAGCCGGTCAAGCACGGATCGTTCTGGGGGCCTTGCTCAACGCCGCAGGCATTTGATCCATAGGATGGACACGATCTGCCAGATCTCCGGTGACCGATTGACCCTCCACCTGCCCGCCGACATGCGCGAGGCTCTTGGACTCCAGAACGGCTCCCCTGTCACCGTCCACCTCGTCCGTGGATCCCTCGTGATCCGGACTCAGACACTGACCGGGCGCACCTTGAACGAACGGCCAGCAGACATGGCCCCCGAGGCTCCCGGTGGCGACCTCGGCCGGAACCGGGATGCGGAAGAAGAGATGCCCTCTCCTTCCGACAACGCCCTCTTGGTTCAGATCATGGGGCTGGGCCGGACACAGCTTCAGGCTGTGGTACATCAGAGGGCAGGCGCTCTACCGACGATCAGCCACCAGCAGATCGCCACAAACCTCGCGGCCCTGCTCGAAGTGCCTGTCCCCGACGTGCTTCCGGCCCTAGGGCTGCGCGAGCTCGATTCGGCACAGGTGGCCCTTCCCCCTCAACTGCTGCTCGACCGGGTCGCCCATGTTCTCGACCTCTTCGCCACGATCCGGGCGGTTCTCGGACACGAGCATGCCGCCCACTGGTTCAGCCAACCCAACCGTCATCTGGGTGACCTGAGGCCGCTGGAACTGTGCCGCACTCCGGAGGGACAAGCCCGCCTGCGGGACCATCTGGACGGCTTTCTGTCTGGCAACGTGCTCTGAGCAAGTCCCGGGAGCCCTGGCCCTCACAGTTCTTGAGCGCC from the Deinococcus terrestris genome contains:
- a CDS encoding antitoxin Xre/MbcA/ParS toxin-binding domain-containing protein; protein product: MDTICQISGDRLTLHLPADMREALGLQNGSPVTVHLVRGSLVIRTQTLTGRTLNERPADMAPEAPGGDLGRNRDAEEEMPSPSDNALLVQIMGLGRTQLQAVVHQRAGALPTISHQQIATNLAALLEVPVPDVLPALGLRELDSAQVALPPQLLLDRVAHVLDLFATIRAVLGHEHAAHWFSQPNRHLGDLRPLELCRTPEGQARLRDHLDGFLSGNVL